Proteins from one Cicer arietinum cultivar CDC Frontier isolate Library 1 chromosome 3, Cicar.CDCFrontier_v2.0, whole genome shotgun sequence genomic window:
- the LOC101492291 gene encoding peptidyl-prolyl cis-trans isomerase CYP18-2: MWASAEGGAPEVTLETSMGSFSVELYYKHAPRTCRNFIELSRRGYYDNVKFHRIIKDFIVQGGDPTGTGRGGESIYGAKFEDEIKQELKHTGAGILSMANAGPNTNGSQFFITLAPCPSLDGKHTIFGRVSRGMEIIKRLGSVQTDNNDRPIHDVKILRTSVKD; encoded by the exons ATGTGGGCAAGCGCGGAAGGTGGTGCTCCGGAGGTTACTTTAGAAACTTCCATGGGTTCCTTCTCCGTCGAG CTGTATTACAAGCACGCACCTAGAACTTGCAGGAACTTCATTGAACTTTCTCGTAGAGGTTATTATGATAACGTTAAGTTCCACAGGATCATCAAG GACTTCATAGTACAAGGTGGGGATCCCACTGGGACAGGAAGAGGTGGAGAGTCAATTTATGG TGCGAAATTTGAAGATGAGATTAAACAAGAGTTGAAGCACACTGGAGCTGGTATTTTATCTATGGCTAATGCTGGTCCTAATACGAATGGTAGTCAGTTCTTTATTACTCTCGCACCGTGCCCTTCTCTAGATG GAAAACACACAATATTTGGAAGAGTGAGTCGGGGAATGGAAATTATCAAAAGACTTGGCAGTGTCCAAACAGATAACAATGACAG GCCCATCCATGACGTGAAGATACTTCGGACATCAGTCAAGGATTGA
- the LOC101491430 gene encoding vacuolar protein sorting-associated protein 55 homolog isoform X1, protein MFSASILLQILACAIYNNWWPMLSALMYVLVPMPCLFFGGGSTQFLMSRDGGGWMDAAKFLTGASAMGSIAIPIILKHAHMIETGAMLIELVSFFIFICTVMCFHQASLDDDW, encoded by the exons ATGTTTTCGGCTAGCATTTTGCTACAGATTCTG GCATGTGCCATATACAACAATTGGTGGCCCATGCTATCAG CTCTGATGTATGTGCTGGTACCCATGCCTTGCTTATTCTTTGGAGGTGGGTCCACTCAATTTCTGATGAGCCGTGATGGTGGGGG TTGGATGGATGCTGCTAAGTTTTTGACTGGAGCATCAGCTATGGGGAGCATAGCCATTCCTATAATCCTTAAGCATGCTCACATGATTGAGACTGGAGCAATGCTCATTGAGCTTGTatcattctttatatttatatgtacTGTTATGTGTTTTCACCAAGCGAGCCTTGACGATGATTGGTAA
- the LOC101491430 gene encoding vacuolar protein sorting-associated protein 55 homolog isoform X3 has translation MLSALMYVLVPMPCLFFGGGSTQFLMSRDGGGWMDAAKFLTGASAMGSIAIPIILKHAHMIETGAMLIELVSFFIFICTVMCFHQASLDDDW, from the exons ATGCTATCAG CTCTGATGTATGTGCTGGTACCCATGCCTTGCTTATTCTTTGGAGGTGGGTCCACTCAATTTCTGATGAGCCGTGATGGTGGGGG TTGGATGGATGCTGCTAAGTTTTTGACTGGAGCATCAGCTATGGGGAGCATAGCCATTCCTATAATCCTTAAGCATGCTCACATGATTGAGACTGGAGCAATGCTCATTGAGCTTGTatcattctttatatttatatgtacTGTTATGTGTTTTCACCAAGCGAGCCTTGACGATGATTGGTAA
- the LOC101492629 gene encoding mRNA-decapping enzyme-like protein gives MSQSKKLTPNLDQNTTKVLNLTVLQRMDPFIDEILFTAAHVSFYDFNIETSQWSRKDVEGSLFVVKRNSQPRFQFIVMNRRNTDNLVENLLDFEYELKKPYLLYRNASQEVNGIWFYEPEECEEVANLFNRILNAYPKALPNTTMPSSKSEFEELDQGSIMTESPLELSSAPASTTDTIEDRVFTNFFNMSKVSGQYASNVESFRQPYHSASVTSTVPGGLLSPVPSIQMPSASHETINSGNPITHLVKPSNFLASNSLLPLIPPISSSVPPSAAAHHPQNLPRQYGTPLLQPFPPPNPPHSLTPISSSTPIKQVISRDKVRDALTSLVQDDKFIDMMFQTILKMHNS, from the exons ATGTCTCAGAGTAAAAAATTGACTCCGAATCTGGATCAGAACACCACGAAGGTGCTCAATCTCACCGTGCTCCAACGCATGGATCCATTCATTGACGAGATTCTCTTCACCGCTGCTCACGTTTCCTTCTACGACTTCAACATCGAAACCAGCCAGTGGAGTCGCAAAGATGTTGAAGGATCTCTCTTCGTCGTCAAGAG GAATTCACAACCACGGTTTCAGTTTATCGTAATGAATCGAAGAAATACAG ATAATTTAGTAGAGAATCTATTGGATTTTGAGTATGAACTTAAAAAGCCATACTTGTTATATCGGAATGCATCACAAGAAGTTAATGGTATATGGTTTTATGAACCAGAAGAATGTGAAGAAGTTGCAAATCTCTTTAATAG GATTCTTAATGCATACCCAAAGGCACTTCCTAACACAACAATGCCTTCTAGCAAAAG TGAGTTTGAGGAACTTGACCAAGGGTCAATCATGACTGAAAGCCCACTAGAGTTGTCTTCAGCACCCGCTTCTACAACTGATACTATTGAAGATCGTGTATTTACAAACTTCTTCAAC ATGTCTAAAGTTAGTGGACAATATGCTTCAAATGTAGAAAGTTTTAGACAGCCTTACCATTCTGCAAGTGTCACTTCTACTGTTCCTGGTGGTTTATTGTCTCCTGTACCTTCTATTCAAATGCCATCTGCCTCTCATGAAACAATCAACAGTGGCAATCCGATCACTCATCTTGTTAAGCCTTCTAATTTTCTTGCATCCAACTCTTTATTACCATTAATTCCACCTATTTCTTCATCTGTGCCACCTAGTGCGGCTGCTCATCATCCCCAGAATTTGCCACGCCAATATGGCACTCCACTGCTTCAACCATTCCCACCACCTAATCCTCCTCATTCCCTTACCCCTATTTCTAGCTCCACACCAATTAAACAGGTTATCAGCAGGGATAAAGTTCGGGATGCACTCACATCACTGGTTCAG GATGATAAATTCATTGACATGATGTTCCAGACGATACTGAAGATGCATAATTCATGA
- the LOC101491958 gene encoding mitochondrial fission protein ELM1, whose amino-acid sequence MSEMLDGAIRRVVVIGNGFAGAENQSIGLVRALGLSNRLSLYRVTRPQGRINRWLKWLPVSIHKKLDSVIRKICGNSRFQSPNHSIGMSNVLEADAHSIAHMARETFYKDGPLLVVASGRDTISVATSIKRLASENVFLVQIQHPRFLLNRFDLVITPRHDYYPLTPHAQRQIPWFLRRWVTPWEPPGRNVVLTVGALHQADPAALRVAASAWHDELATLPKPLLVVNIGGPTGNCPYGVDLAKNLVVMLQNVLWSCGTIRISFSRRTPEKISKILVKEFSTNPKVQIWDGEGPNPHMGHLAWADAFVITADSVSMLSEACSTGKPVYVIGAELCTWKFADFQNSLQKQGVARPFTGMENITESWSYPPLNDTAEAASQVIAVLAQRGWTICA is encoded by the exons ATGTCTGAGATGTTGGACGGTGCAATCCGACGAGTCGTTGTTATCGGAAATGGCTTCGCCGGAGCTGAGAATCAGAGTATTGGATTGGTCCGTGCTCTCGGTCTCTCCAATCGTCTCTCCTTATAC CGTGTGACGAGGCCACAAGGAAGAATCAATAGGTGGCTTAAGTGGCTTCCAGTttcaattcataaaaaattagacTCCGTTATAAGAAAGATCTGTGGAAATTCACGATTTCAATCACCCAATCACAGCATTGGTATGTCTAACGTTTTAGAAGCCGATGCTCATAGCATTGCGCATATGGCACGTGAAACGTTTTACAA GGATGGTCCTTTGTTGGTGGTTGCTTCTGGACGAGACACCATTTCTGTTGCGACTTCCATTAAACGGTTAGCTTCGGAAAATGTTTTTCTAGTTCAG ATACAACATCCAAGATTCCTCCTTAATAGGTTTGATCTTGTGATTACTCCTCGCCATGATTATTATCCCCTGACTCCTCATGCCCAACGACAAATACCTTGGTTTCTTCGGAGGTGGGTCACACCATGGGAACCTCCTGGTCGCAACGTG GTCCTTACTGTGGGGGCACTTCATCAAGCTGATCCGGCTGCTCTTAGGGTTGCTGCTTCTGCTTGGCATGATGAGTTAGCAACTCTGCCAAAGCCCTTGCTTGTGGTTAACATCGGGGGACCTACAG GCAATTGTCCTTATGGTGTGGATCTTGCAAAGAATTTAGTTGTTATGCTTCAGAATGTTCTATGGAGCTGTGGGACAATCAGAATATCTTTCTCGAGAAGAACTCCTGAGAAG ATCTCCAAAATTTTGGTCAAAGAATTTTCCACAAATCCTAAGGTCCAAATATGGGATGGTGAAG GTCCAAATCCACATATGGGACATCTGGCCTGGGCTGATGCCTTTGTTATCACAGCTGATTCAGTTAGTATGTTGAGTGAAGCCTGCAGTACTGG GAAGCCTGTGTATGTAATTGGAGCAGAACTGTGTACATGGAAGTTTGCTGACTTCCAAAACTCTTTGCAGAAGCAAGGAGTTGCTCGACCATTCACAGGGATGGAAAAT ATAACTGAAAGCTGGAGTTATCCTCCACTTAATGATACTGCAGAAGCTGCTAGTCAAGTGATTGCTGTGCTTGCTCAGCGGGGATGGACTATTTGTGCATAA
- the LOC101491430 gene encoding vacuolar protein sorting-associated protein 55 homolog isoform X2: protein MAMTVHALMYVLVPMPCLFFGGGSTQFLMSRDGGGWMDAAKFLTGASAMGSIAIPIILKHAHMIETGAMLIELVSFFIFICTVMCFHQASLDDDW from the exons ATGGCGATGACAGTACACG CTCTGATGTATGTGCTGGTACCCATGCCTTGCTTATTCTTTGGAGGTGGGTCCACTCAATTTCTGATGAGCCGTGATGGTGGGGG TTGGATGGATGCTGCTAAGTTTTTGACTGGAGCATCAGCTATGGGGAGCATAGCCATTCCTATAATCCTTAAGCATGCTCACATGATTGAGACTGGAGCAATGCTCATTGAGCTTGTatcattctttatatttatatgtacTGTTATGTGTTTTCACCAAGCGAGCCTTGACGATGATTGGTAA
- the LOC101493179 gene encoding small RNA-binding protein 11, chloroplastic, with protein sequence MSKQTSALTPCLLHSNSMAFITRLVGCSHSVSPFLLTFRRAIAFKLFVGGLSFHATEKTLSDAFSNYGQVVEAKVIKDRVSERSKGYGFVTFASQDEAENAIAEMNEKALDGRVIFVDYAKPDTKRSMGMPIARGPPEDRIQQPTVDSPQDT encoded by the exons ATGAGCAAACAAACAAGCGCCCTAACGCCTTGTTTGTTGCACTCGAATTCAATGGCGTTCATCACAAGATTAGTCGGCTGCAGTCATTCTGTTTCTCCGTTTCTCCTCACTTTCCGCAGAGCAATTGCTTTCAAGCTTTTTGTTGGAg GACTATCCTTTCACGCGACAGAGAAAACATTGTCAGATGCATTCTCAAATTATGGACAAGTTGTTGAAG CTAAAGTTATAAAGGATAGGGTATCGGAGAGATCTAAAGGGTATGGATTTGTCACTTTTGCTTCACAAGATGAGGCTGAGAATGCCATAGCAGAGATGAATGAAAAG GCACTAGACGGGCGCGTTATCTTTGTTGATTATGCAAAACCAGATACTAAACGTAGTATGGGAATGCCAATTGCCAGAGGACCTCCTGAAGATCGGATCCAACAACCAACTGTTGATTCCCCTCAGGACACATGA
- the LOC101514556 gene encoding probable F-box protein At2g36090, which produces MVCTLSKLNTATTTDESGGAATISALHQDIILTHILTCLDGPSLASASSTCSQLNTLSSHEHLWSNICHSTWPSTTTPRVRHVISTFPLTSRSFFSDSFSTVTVHGNHHHHRVNLENTPEILSAVDLFHRRRIILSKVVETETGSGWFRCSPFRVDILDPKDSVETGMDYPINDDEACRNLEEELRLSWIVIDPRGKRAINVSSGKPVSVNRHWLTGEIHAIFATVLHGGERGSAREFAVCNLLVTLGGEMKVREACFQIEDMDGILLNGRDSLGILQRGLVGGRKRLRSEMEGREMYVEFVKKKMERKERKLRSERRLDMLCVVIAAFSVVAFSILFLS; this is translated from the coding sequence ATGGTTTGCACCCTTAGCAAACTCAATACGGCCACAACAACCGACGAATCGGGTGGCGCCGCTACAATCTCCGCCTTGCATCAAGATATTATCCTAACGCATATCCTCACGTGCCTCGACGGTCCATCACTCGCTTCCGCATCAAGCACGTGCTCTCAACTTAATACCCTCTCATCGCACGAACATTTGTGGTCCAACATTTGCCATTCCACGTGGCCTTCCACAACCACGCCACGCGTCCGCCACGTCATCTCCACATTCCCTCTCACCTCTCGCTCTTTCTTCTCGGATTCTTTCTCAACCGTAACCGTTCACGgaaaccaccaccaccaccgcGTGAATCTCGAAAACACGCCGGAAATTTTATCCGCCGTCGATTTATTCCACCGGCGGAGAATCATCCTATCAAAGGTGGTGGAGACTGAGACGGGATCCGGATGGTTCCGGTGCTCGCCGTTTCGGGTTGACATTCTCGATCCGAAGGATTCGGTTGAAACCGGTATGGATTACCCGATAAATGACGATGAAGCGTGTAGGAATCTCGAGGAGGAATTGAGATTGAGTTGGATTGTGATTGATCCCAGAGGAAAACGTGCAATTAACGTTTCGAGTGGGAAACCGGTATCGGTGAACCGGCACTGGTTAACCGGAGAGATTCATGCGATATTTGCGACGGTGTTACACGGCGGAGAGAGGGGATCGGCGAGGGAATTTGCGGTTTGTAATTTATTGGTGACGTTGGGAGGGGAAATGAAAGTGAGAGAAGCGTGTTTTCAGATAGAGGATATGGATGGGATTCTATTAAATGGGAGGGATAGTTTGGGGATTTTACAGAGGGGTTTggtgggtggaagaaaaagatTGAGGAGCGAAATGGAAGGAAGGGAAATGTATGTGGAATTTGTGAAGAAGAAGATGGAGAGGAAAGAAAGGAAGTTGAGAAGTGAAAGAAGGTTGGATATGCTTTGCGTCGTTATCGCTGCTTTCTCTGTTGTGGCTTTTTCCATTCTCTTTCTTTCATGA